AGTTTGTGTTAGGtattgtgctaggcactgagaAATCAGCTAGGAATAAGACACAGACTTAGCTCTCAAAGAGTGCCGTATCCTAGATCACACATTTAAGTGAACAATAAGTTCAGTGCATTATAATTAAGAAGTACAATGCATTATAATTAATACTATTGCTATGAAAAGAGGTGCCATGGGAACACAAGGGGGAGTGATACCTAATAAGTCCTTAGAGAATTGAAAAGCTTATCTAAGCTGAGATcttttatagtaaatattttataatatacctTTACTAATCTGAAATGAATTTAATAGTTTCACATTAGTACCCAAACTATAATATAAAGACAGGAAATTAAGGTATTTATATTATCAGTAGGTAGATTCTCTGGTATGATCACACAAGAGGGCATAATGAAGTAGTCAGATTTAGATGCTTGTATGTACATAGATTGAACTTAATTTCTAAAGCCACAACTGCTAAGATTGATAAGGTATGTTTTATTGGAGAATCAAATACCATAAGTGGTATTGCTGTTGTGACATAACTTTCAAAGATGCTAAACAACACAAGGTAAAGTTCCAAACAGTAAAAAAGTACAACACTTCCTCAGTTTATGTGGTGGTTGCGTTCCTAGCAGATTTAGTATGTATTAAAACCACGTAAAGAAtaccttgtgggcttccctggtggtgcagtgtttgagagtccgcctgccgatgcaggggacacgggttcgtgccccggtccgggaagatcccacgtgctgcggagcggctgggcccgtgagccatggccgctgagcctgcgcggccggagcctgtgctccgcaacgggagagaccacaacagtgagaggcccgagtaccgcaaaaaaaaaaaaaaaaaaaaaaaaagaataccttgtGTCTATACACATATAGATAAAATACTTTGTGTTTACATAGGCTCAGATAATTATAAACAAATTTTCCTACTGCTGCCTACAAAAATGTCTGTCATAATGTTCAAAGGTAATGCAGGAAAGGGTTAACTTTTTTTTGCACAACTGCCCCACCCATTGCGGATGTCTGGCACCCCAAGTCCCTGCCCAGTAAATGTTAGTTTGATTCTCCCCGTCTCCCCATCTTTGTGAAAACTAAAAAGTCCCCACAGATTTCCAAAACGCCTCTAGAAGTAATACCACCACCACTGAGAACCACAGGACTAAATGAAGTCCCTAAGAGATTTtgacacaaaagaaaacaagtgaaAACGTGTGGGTTGTAAATGATTTTGAAGTTTTGTAAAGTACATGGAAATTATATGGTATCGTCGAGTCAAGTATTTTGAATGCTTTCCTTTGTTCACTTTACAAAACTCGCTTTGGTGTTTTTTTACAGATTGGAAACCTCCACCTGCACAAACTGGATGAACTTGACTGCCTTGTAAAGGGCTTGCTGTATATAGATTCTGTCAGTTTCAATGGACAAGCAGAGTGCTATTATTTTGCTAATGCCTCAGAACCTGAGAGATGCCAAAAGATGCCTTTCAACCTGGATGATCCCTATCCACTGCTGGTAGTAAACATTGGTTCGGGAGTCAGTATTTTAGCAGTCCATTCCAAAGACAACTATAAACGAGTAACTGGGACAAGGTAGTAACCTTTTTGTTCTTAAGGCAGCATTCATGTTGTTTTCTACACAGAAATTGTGAAATCTATATATTAATGCTAGCTTCATCAAAAAACTAATGTGTATTGTGCAACAGCTAAAAACGTAGATGTGTAAGTATAAGTTAAAGTGTTGCAGATAATACTTTTTTATAAGGCATGTGTGTAGACTCAAACTAAAatcattaaatgtttatatttggtTAGCATCATTTGGCATCAAAATTTCCATAATGAAAAGAGTGAATTTTTATCTGGAATAAttccaataacatttttattttccaaagcatttttctcatttttatatagatatatttaagcCTAGAGCTTGAAACATTCTTATTTGATTCACATTTAAGTGGAGTATTTGGCAACATTGTAATTAATTCATATAGGATGAATTTAACATGAACTCTTTTCTTTAATACCTGGAATATGAATGtgaaatgagatttaaaatttttccttatgaTTCCAATATGTACTTTATCACCTTTTAAGGAAGCTGGAGGCTCCTATTTATTTAATTGAGGAAGAAAGATTTTAGGATGCTTTAAATTAGATTGATTTGTGAAAAAAACTCtggccacgctgtgcagcatgtgggatcttagttcccaaaccagggatcaaacctgtgctccCTGTGTTGGGAGCACAgactcttaaccattggactgccagggaagtcccgaaaaaaACTCATTTTAATGTAGTACTCCTATTTGAATAATACTTAAATTTAATTAGTACTTTATTTCTGTGGTGGCCGAAAGTCTACCTCCGTTGAAACTCTCTATGCCAAAGAATTACAGGGAAGTACTACCTACTTCAATcaattcaaaaagacagaaaTTCAGTCTGTTAACTAAATTCCAACAGTGATTCAGGAATAGAACCTGTTAGAAATTTAGGTGAGACTAGGGAGCAAAGGTTTTGATTTTAGGGGCTAGAGtggcataatttcattttatgagCATATCCAAAAGAATAATAGAACCAGGTTAATTTCTGTCTTTAACATGATGACCAGCCTGACATAAATGTCCTCACTGTATTCATATCGGCGTCATGTAAATGTTAATGTAGCACATTGAGTTGATTTCAGCCTTATCAGGCTAAGTAAATAGGCCTTTCACAAAATTATTTCCTGGAAACCATTTAGAATtacaatttttctccttttaatttgtACGGTATTAACTTCTAGCACTCCTTTTTCATGCacacaaaaacatttatttttagcaGTTACAAAGTGTAAGGTATCAGGTGAAGATACTAGAAGATACAAAAGGTCTTCTGTGTCATGTTGTTTACACgacaacatttttttcctttggtttattCTTTGATCTGACAAATTTGGTTCTGCTGTTTTTCTTAGGTTTAGCAATATCTATCCatgtgtttattgaataaatgagtgctCCATGCTTTTACTTTGGAGAAAGACTACAGTGTGTAAATGCAACTTACtaagtttctttattttctttagccTTGGAGGGGGTACCTTCCTTGGTTTATGTAGTTTATTGACTGGCTGTGAAAGTTTTGAAGAGGCTCTTGAAATGGCATCCAAAGGTGACAGCACCCAAGCTGACAAGCTGGTCCGTGATATTTACGGAGGAGATTATGAAAGATTTGGTCTGCCTGGCTGGGCCGTAGCATCTAGGTAAGGTTAACATTTACATTGTAATTAAAGTTGCTTATTTAGTTTTTAGAAAGCAGTGTATCCGGAAGTTGTAAGGGGCTTCCTCTTACCCAGTTTAGTTCTAAGTTTTGAACATTGATGtcgttttaaaattaaatatacatcaAGAAGTCTCCCCTGAACGCACTATAGGAAACTTTTTATTAGTTCTTGAGTATCCTTCCAGTGTTTCTCTatgcaaatacaaataaatatcctTATCCTCCCCTTACAGAAGGTAACTTTTAGAAGGTAACATTTATATACCATTATATAGTATACTGTATACAGTCGGGTCTCCTTATCCATGGTTCTGCATCTACAGAGTCAACCATCCTTGGAtcgaaaatatttggaaaaataataattccagaaagttgcaaaaagcaaaacttgaatttgctgcacacaggcaactatttacatagtatttacattgtattaagtgTTATTAAGTAATCTGGAGATGATTTCAAGTACatacataggttatatgcaaatactacatcaTTTTATACAAGGGACCTGAGCACCTAGAGATTTTGGTGTCCAAGgaaggtcctggaaccaatcccccatggataagAGGGAGGACTGTATAGTCTACAACAGCAGTATATCCTAGTCTGTTTGCCtgccccccctccctctctcactctctctttttctttctcttccttccctcatcctttccctctttccctccctaccctgtcttcttctttttcctccctttcctccctctctccctccttcctttctccccccctcctttttttttattaacagcttcatggtatttcattgtatgaatgtatCATAGATTGATAGATGTTTGGGTGTTCCCAGTATTTTCCTACGTGCAATTCATTGGGTCAGTAAGTAACCTTGTACATGTATACCTTATTTTATACATGTGTAGATTTATCTGTAGGCTGTATTCTCAAAATGTATGAAATGTTGTTATCAGCagatttgattttgtttgtttttcatttctctgcagTTTTGGGAATATGATTTATAAGGAGAAGCGAGAATCTGTTAGTAAAGAAGATCTAGCAAGAGCTACATTAGTTACTATCACCAATAACATTGGTTCTGTGGCACGAATGTGTGCTGTTAATGaggtaaaaaaaattgtttaattatATGAAAAATGTGAGTTGGAGTTTTACATACATGTAGCAGGCTTCTTCGTATTCCTTAAGGAGGCCTCATAGGATCGAGATCTCTTAATCCATTAAATCCCAAGATTCATTAATATATATGTTACCTATCCAATTGTGATACTACCTTTAAAGAAAGTAGCAGATAATTCAGTTCGGAAATAGGACAAAGAGATAATTTACATTTCATATTTATCCAGAAACCTTTTCAGAAATATACAACCTAAATATCTTGAAGTTGTAAATCAAAAATTCTATATAAACAATAAGATGTTTTGAGGTAACTTACTATTGAAAgtgggtggggtttttttttttcctgctagtgTTACCTTTGATTAATGAAGTACTTGGAAGTTTTCTTACTGCCCTCGGCTTCTTTACAGTGCTGCCTTGTTGCATATGGATCAAGCAGCATTGTACAGGGCTATGAAGGCACTGAGACCGTTCTTCACATGAAATTTGAATGATGTATACTTATAAAAAGCATGTACTGCTAGATTTACCTCATaattgggttatttttatttgaagaagACTGTATATACAGTTTTGCCTTTGTGTAATAGAGGTATTTgcccatttaatttttataaatatcaatgTGTTgggaattttactttttaaaggaattctTTAAAggaatcttttaaagaaattcttcatttgttcactcatttcGTTTATTCATTGAGTAAATATTTACAGAgtaccatgtgccaggtattgttctGAGCACTTGAGATAAAttagtgaagaaaacaaagatccCTGACTTTGTGGAGCTTACAGCCATTCTAGTGATGTAGTAAACAAGTAAATTATTCTGTATTAGGTgataaatgctatttttaaaaaggagaaaattaaacaaaataaagagaattgAGAGTAGACCAGAGAGTGGCAGAGGACAAATTACTGAGTAACTGGGTAGTTAAAGGAAGGCTTTGTTGAAAATATGACTCTTAGGCAAAGATTTGATGGAGGTGAGAGAATCATGGGTGCAGATATTTGGGGAAAGGGAGGCTCCAGCAGAGAGAACAACTGTGCAAAGACTCGAATTAATCCTCTGAATGACTCTAAATTCAAACTTagaatactgtcttttttttttttttttttttttttttttttttttttttgcggtatgcgggcctctcactgttgtggcctcccccgttgcggagcacaggctccggacgcgcaggcccagcggccatggctcacgggcccagccgctccgcggcatatgggatcctcccagaccggggcacgaacccgtatcccctgcatcggcaggcggactctcaaccacttgcgccaccagggaggccctagaatacTGTCTTTTAAGTTTCTTAATAACAGTGTAGTAAGTTAGTTGAGGGAACCACTAGCTGGCATTTGAACCTAGGTTTGGGAAATATTTCACTTTGAGGGGCAGACAGTAatctggggtcttttttgttaTCCCTGTAGGTCCAGATTTTCACTGGCCAATTAACAGTAATTAAGGCCATAGTTTACGCTATTCAAACTCAGTGTGCAAAAATGTATACTCAGAAGTACTTATATTATTGTGAGAGTAGAAATAGGTTTTTTGGAGATTCAAAACAAATATTAGTTCCTCCATCTGGAAGCCCTAGGGGTTGGGTGGGCATGCCCGTATCCCAGTCAGTTTTGCTCTCCAGTGCTATAGATAAAAGTCCACGGTTTCTGTGTCATTACTGAGCATAAACTGCAACATGCTGACCAAGTTTACAGCTTGTTTTTAATCCTAAACATGTTTAAGATACTTTTCCTTGGTTTGTCTCCTTTTATCTCATCAGTAATATTTCTCCAAATTACTTTCTTTGCTAAATATATTACTTACTGGCCATTTTTCAAAAACAAGTCTATCTATAATCATTTAACTAGGGTCTTTccagaacttttctttttaaattagatgTTATTTTTTAGGGCAGttgtaggttcacagcaaaattgagtgtaAGGTACAAAGTTCACTGACCCCCCCAGATGCACAGCCTCCCTTACTGTCAATATCCAGCACCAGTttggtacatttgttaaaatcgatgagcctacattgacacatcatcactcagagtccatagtttacatttggGGTCACTCTtagtgtacattctatgggttttgacaagtgtAGTGACATGTcctaaactaatttttaaatactcAGGATTATGAAGGCATATACCAGGAATGTAGTAGGCACTAAAAAAAGTTAGTAGTTGTTTATATTTGTAAGTAGAGATCTCATGAACTGTATTGTATTGTAAAATCTACTTGATAATTCTTTTTTCAagtcattttctttgttcttttcttttagaaaataaacagaGTTGTCTTTGTTGGAAACTTTTTACGTGTCAATACTCTCTCGATGAAACTTTTGGCATATGCACTGGATTATTGGTCAAAAGGTCAACTGAAAGCATTGTTTCTAGAGCATGAGGTATGATATGAAAGTAAAGTTTTGTGAATTTTAATAGCATGCTTTTAAATGCAGTTTCATATATTGTTCCTTGCCTGGTACTTTATAAGTGAAGTATAAAACTGTGATTTACGTAAATAGTATATTGATTCCCTCACTTCAGTTTGAGTTAGGGGGTGGGCGTTTTTGTAACCTGGCAGACATCCCTTTAAGATGAGAATCTCACAGTTCTTCTGAAAAAGAGAGCAGTATCAGGTCTGTGAGCTCGTTAAATACTGGGGCTGCTTGTGTACTTAGTGGGTTTGTTttgttaaattgttttcttttgtttcttttgttttttattgtttttcacgTGGGATATTAGTagtagctc
This window of the Mesoplodon densirostris isolate mMesDen1 chromosome 3, mMesDen1 primary haplotype, whole genome shotgun sequence genome carries:
- the PANK3 gene encoding pantothenate kinase 3, with product MKIKDAKKPSFPWFGMDIGGTLVKLSYFEPIDITAEEEQEEVESLKSIRKYLTSNVAYGSTGIRDVHLELKDLTLFGRRGNLHFIRFPTQDLPTFIQMGRDKNFSTLHTVLCATGGGAYKFEKDFRTIGNLHLHKLDELDCLVKGLLYIDSVSFNGQAECYYFANASEPERCQKMPFNLDDPYPLLVVNIGSGVSILAVHSKDNYKRVTGTSLGGGTFLGLCSLLTGCESFEEALEMASKGDSTQADKLVRDIYGGDYERFGLPGWAVASSFGNMIYKEKRESVSKEDLARATLVTITNNIGSVARMCAVNEKINRVVFVGNFLRVNTLSMKLLAYALDYWSKGQLKALFLEHEGYFGAVGALLGLPNFT